A window of the Parabacteroides merdae ATCC 43184 genome harbors these coding sequences:
- a CDS encoding YebC/PmpR family DNA-binding transcriptional regulator has protein sequence MGRAFEFRKARKFKRWGNMARVFTKLGKEITIAAKQGGPEPENNPRLRVLMQTAKKENMPKDNVERAIKRAVSKDFTDYKEMNYEGYGPFGIAIFVETATDNTTRTVANVRSYFNKNGGSLGTSGSLEFLFEHKCVFHIAKKDGMSLEDLELELIDYGVDEVDEDEDEVVLYGEFAQNSAIQKYLEENGYEITSSEFVRIPNDVKEVTPEQRESIEKLIEKLEEDEDVQNVFHNMKEDENGDEE, from the coding sequence ATGGGAAGAGCGTTTGAGTTTCGTAAAGCGAGAAAGTTTAAGCGTTGGGGTAATATGGCCCGTGTATTTACTAAGTTGGGTAAAGAAATTACGATAGCTGCAAAACAAGGTGGACCGGAACCTGAAAACAATCCGCGTTTGCGTGTATTGATGCAGACTGCTAAAAAAGAGAACATGCCGAAAGATAATGTCGAACGTGCTATCAAGCGGGCTGTCTCTAAGGATTTTACCGATTATAAAGAAATGAACTACGAGGGATATGGTCCTTTCGGTATTGCTATTTTTGTGGAAACTGCGACAGACAATACGACTCGTACTGTAGCAAATGTACGTAGTTATTTCAACAAGAACGGTGGTTCTTTGGGTACATCCGGCAGTTTGGAGTTCCTGTTCGAGCATAAATGTGTTTTCCATATTGCAAAAAAGGATGGCATGTCGTTGGAAGATCTTGAGTTGGAGCTGATAGACTATGGAGTCGATGAAGTGGATGAAGATGAAGACGAAGTGGTTCTCTATGGTGAATTTGCCCAGAATTCGGCTATTCAGAAATATCTGGAAGAGAATGGATATGAAATCACCAGTAGCGAATTTGTCCGTATTCCGAACGATGTGAAAGAAGTGACTCCCGAGCAGCGTGAATCGATTGAAAAATTGATTGAAAAGTTGGAAGAGGACGAAGACGTTCAGAATGTGTTCCACAATATGAAGGAAGACGAAAACGGAGACGAAGAATAA
- the trmD gene encoding tRNA (guanosine(37)-N1)-methyltransferase TrmD — MRIDILTVLPEMIEGMVNCSIVKRAQDKGLAEIHLHNLRDYTTNKWRRVDDYPFGGEAGMVMQIEPIDRAISALKSERDYDEVIYTSPDGETFNQPMANSMSMLNNLIILCGHYKGIDYRIREHLITKEISVGDYVLTGGELAAAIITDAVVRLIPGAIGDEQSALSDSFQDNLLAPPVYTRPADYNGWKVPDVLLSGHQRKIEEWRLGQAQERTARLRPDLLK, encoded by the coding sequence ATGCGCATTGATATACTGACCGTACTTCCCGAGATGATCGAAGGAATGGTAAACTGTTCCATTGTGAAACGGGCACAAGACAAAGGTTTGGCTGAAATACATTTACACAATCTGCGGGATTACACGACCAACAAATGGCGGCGTGTGGATGATTATCCTTTCGGGGGTGAAGCCGGCATGGTTATGCAGATCGAACCTATCGACCGGGCCATCTCGGCTTTGAAAAGCGAAAGGGATTATGATGAAGTTATTTACACATCGCCAGATGGGGAAACCTTCAACCAGCCGATGGCAAACAGCATGTCGATGCTGAACAATCTGATCATCCTTTGCGGACATTACAAAGGAATCGACTACCGCATCCGCGAACATCTGATAACAAAGGAAATATCTGTTGGTGATTATGTCCTGACAGGAGGCGAGTTGGCTGCCGCCATCATCACAGATGCCGTCGTACGTCTTATTCCCGGAGCAATCGGCGACGAGCAAAGTGCCCTCTCCGACTCGTTCCAGGATAATTTGCTAGCTCCCCCAGTCTATACCCGGCCTGCCGATTACAACGGCTGGAAAGTTCCCGACGTCCTTCTGTCCGGGCACCAACGCAAAATTGAAGAATGGCGTCTCGGGCAAGCTCAAGAAAGGACAGCCCGGCTACGCCCCGATTTATTGAAGTAA
- the pheT gene encoding phenylalanine--tRNA ligase subunit beta: MNISYNWLKDYLDFDLQPDEVAAALTSIGLETGGVEEVQTIKGGLEGLVIGEVLTCEEHPNSDHLHITTVNVGGAEPLQIVCGAPNVAAGQKVVVAVNGTKLYDGDECFTIKRSKIRGVESNGMICAEDEIGIGTDHAGIIVLPADAVVGTPAKEYYNVKSDYVLEVDITPNRVDATSHFGVARDLAAYLKQNGKPANLKRPSVDAFKIDDEVPAIEVVVENKEACLRYSGITIKNVTVKESPEWLQNRLKVIGLRPINNVVDITNYILHGVGQPLHSFDADKIKGNKVVVRSATEGAKFVTLDGVERTLTDRDLMICNVEEPMCIAGVFGGLDSGVTEQTKNVFLESATFHPTWIRKTARRFGLNTDASFRYERGLDPNQTVEVMKRAALLIQEVAGGTITGAIQDIYPVPVAPYRVELTYDKVNTLIGKVIPVETVKSILESLEMKIVSETAEGLVIDVPVYRIDVQRDVDVIEDILRIYGYNNVEFSDNVKSNLSYQTPTDRSYKLQNLISEQLCGCGFNEILNNSLTRSAYYDNLSTYPVSHCVMLMNPLSADLNCMRQTLLFGGLESVEHNAKRKNGNIRFFEFGNCYDYNIDHKKEGETLAEFSEDYRLGLWVSGSRVDNNWAHPNEKSSVYELKAYVENILVRLGVNLQKVIFGNLANDIYSAGLSITTSSGRQLGTMGIVSPKICKELDIETDVYYAELSWTLLMKEIKKSKVTFSEISKFPAVKRDLALLLEKNVQFAEIEKIATESERKLLKDVALFDVYEGKNLPAGKKSYAVSFYLQDEGKTLNDKQIDAIMKKIQTNLEQKLGAQLRG, from the coding sequence ATGAATATATCTTACAATTGGCTGAAAGATTATCTTGATTTTGATTTACAGCCTGATGAAGTAGCAGCAGCACTTACCTCTATTGGTTTGGAAACCGGAGGGGTAGAAGAAGTTCAAACCATCAAAGGTGGATTGGAAGGACTTGTCATCGGTGAAGTTCTTACTTGCGAAGAACATCCGAATTCCGATCACTTGCACATTACAACCGTGAATGTTGGCGGCGCGGAACCCTTGCAGATTGTTTGTGGTGCGCCGAATGTAGCTGCCGGACAGAAAGTGGTTGTTGCTGTAAACGGTACTAAATTGTATGATGGTGATGAGTGCTTTACGATCAAGCGCTCTAAAATCCGTGGCGTTGAATCGAACGGTATGATTTGTGCTGAAGATGAAATCGGTATTGGAACAGATCATGCAGGTATAATCGTACTGCCGGCCGATGCGGTAGTCGGTACTCCGGCCAAAGAATATTATAATGTGAAGAGCGATTATGTGCTGGAAGTCGATATCACGCCGAACCGTGTGGATGCCACTTCTCATTTCGGTGTAGCTCGCGACCTAGCCGCTTACCTGAAACAGAACGGTAAGCCTGCCAACTTGAAACGTCCGAGTGTGGATGCTTTCAAGATTGATGATGAAGTTCCGGCTATCGAAGTTGTCGTTGAAAATAAAGAAGCCTGTCTGCGCTATTCAGGTATTACGATTAAAAATGTAACTGTAAAGGAAAGTCCGGAATGGTTGCAGAACCGTTTGAAGGTGATCGGCCTGCGTCCCATTAATAACGTGGTGGATATTACGAACTATATCTTGCACGGCGTAGGACAGCCTTTGCACTCTTTCGATGCCGATAAGATCAAAGGTAATAAAGTCGTGGTACGCTCGGCGACGGAAGGTGCCAAGTTTGTGACGCTCGATGGTGTGGAACGTACGTTGACCGACCGTGATCTGATGATTTGCAATGTGGAAGAGCCGATGTGTATCGCCGGTGTATTTGGCGGACTCGATTCCGGTGTGACGGAACAGACTAAGAATGTATTCCTGGAATCGGCCACTTTCCATCCGACTTGGATCCGTAAGACAGCCCGTCGCTTCGGTCTGAATACGGATGCTTCTTTCCGCTATGAACGCGGCTTGGATCCGAATCAGACGGTCGAAGTGATGAAGCGTGCCGCTCTGTTGATTCAGGAAGTGGCAGGCGGAACGATTACGGGTGCTATCCAGGATATTTATCCGGTTCCGGTTGCCCCCTATCGTGTGGAACTGACTTACGATAAGGTCAATACATTGATCGGCAAGGTGATTCCGGTTGAAACGGTCAAGAGCATTCTGGAAAGCTTGGAAATGAAGATCGTTTCCGAAACTGCCGAAGGTTTGGTGATTGATGTGCCTGTATATCGTATTGATGTACAGCGCGATGTCGACGTGATCGAGGATATTCTCCGTATTTACGGATATAATAATGTGGAATTCAGTGACAATGTAAAGTCTAATCTGAGCTATCAGACTCCGACTGACCGCAGTTATAAATTGCAGAACCTGATTTCCGAACAACTTTGCGGTTGCGGTTTCAACGAGATCCTGAATAACTCGCTGACACGCTCGGCCTACTATGACAATCTTTCCACTTACCCGGTTTCTCACTGTGTGATGTTGATGAATCCGTTGAGTGCAGATCTGAATTGCATGCGCCAGACGTTGTTGTTCGGAGGCTTGGAAAGTGTTGAACATAATGCGAAACGCAAAAATGGCAATATCCGCTTCTTCGAATTCGGAAATTGCTATGATTACAATATCGACCATAAGAAGGAAGGTGAAACATTAGCCGAATTCTCGGAAGATTATCGTTTGGGCTTGTGGGTAAGCGGCAGCCGTGTGGATAACAACTGGGCGCATCCGAATGAAAAGTCTTCTGTTTATGAATTGAAGGCATATGTGGAAAACATCTTGGTTCGTCTCGGTGTGAATTTGCAGAAGGTCATTTTTGGTAATCTGGCTAACGATATCTATTCGGCAGGTTTGAGCATTACGACTTCGTCCGGGCGCCAGTTAGGTACGATGGGTATCGTCAGCCCGAAGATCTGTAAGGAATTGGATATTGAAACGGATGTCTATTATGCGGAACTTTCCTGGACATTGTTGATGAAGGAAATCAAGAAGAGCAAGGTTACCTTCTCTGAAATTTCCAAGTTCCCGGCAGTGAAACGAGATCTAGCCCTGTTGTTAGAGAAGAATGTTCAATTTGCCGAAATAGAAAAGATCGCAACGGAAAGTGAACGTAAACTGTTGAAAGACGTTGCTTTGTTTGATGTATACGAAGGAAAGAATCTGCCGGCTGGCAAGAAATCATATGCCGTCAGCTTCTATTTGCAGGATGAAGGAAAGACTTTGAATGATAAGCAGATCGATGCTATCATGAAAAAGATCCAGACAAATTTGGAACAGAAGTTAGGTGCACAATTGAGAGGATAA
- a CDS encoding EamA family transporter, protein MKVKGFLYGLIASATFGLIPLFSIPALENGVGLDSLLFYRFSLASVLVAVLMWVKKIPFDIQKSEFGIAFILGTLYAITALWLTEAYLYIPSGVATTIHFLYPVVVSLIMFVFYKDKLTMPILLAMAMAVSGVYMLSGGNTPGGSINIKGLMLVLATVIAYAAYIVGMNRSRIARLDSLKATFYILLSGAIVFLVNLAIKGDFPDPMPNLATTIDVLMVAFLPTLVSDLTLILAIRYIGSTTTAILGCMEPLTAVCMGVLFLGEHLQPMQIGGIVVVLSAVCIVISGSYIRKWVRDIRLLFMHRI, encoded by the coding sequence ATGAAGGTAAAAGGATTTTTGTACGGACTTATCGCATCCGCCACATTCGGATTGATTCCTCTTTTTTCCATTCCGGCGCTTGAAAACGGCGTAGGTTTGGACTCGTTGCTGTTCTACCGTTTTTCCTTAGCATCCGTACTGGTTGCCGTACTGATGTGGGTGAAAAAGATTCCGTTCGATATACAGAAAAGCGAATTCGGGATCGCTTTTATTTTAGGTACACTTTATGCCATCACGGCGCTTTGGCTGACGGAGGCTTATCTTTATATTCCGAGCGGGGTGGCGACAACGATCCATTTCCTTTATCCGGTGGTAGTCAGCCTGATCATGTTTGTATTTTACAAGGACAAGCTGACAATGCCGATACTGCTGGCAATGGCGATGGCGGTAAGCGGTGTCTATATGTTGAGCGGAGGAAATACGCCGGGAGGTTCTATCAATATAAAAGGATTAATGTTGGTATTGGCTACAGTGATTGCCTATGCAGCCTACATCGTAGGTATGAACCGAAGCCGGATCGCCAGGCTCGACAGCTTGAAAGCCACTTTCTATATTCTGCTTTCCGGAGCGATTGTCTTTCTGGTAAATCTGGCGATAAAAGGAGATTTTCCCGACCCGATGCCGAATCTGGCCACAACGATAGACGTGCTGATGGTTGCTTTCCTCCCGACGTTGGTATCCGACCTTACACTGATACTGGCCATTCGTTATATAGGTTCGACAACGACTGCGATCTTGGGATGCATGGAGCCGCTTACCGCCGTATGCATGGGCGTCCTTTTCTTAGGCGAGCATCTGCAACCGATGCAGATCGGAGGAATAGTAGTAGTGCTATCAGCAGTCTGCATCGTGATATCAGGCAGTTATATCAGGAAATGGGTGCGGGATATCCGACTTTTATTTATGCACCGGATATAA
- a CDS encoding 6-bladed beta-propeller, with protein MRKTFNLLFICLIALYGWIGYQVIHTTDLPQCQPEGSLSDVAEEVIAIPLKTNGHCSLNKIKMIKRDREDIFLVSDRQLYHFNSSGQFLGQITAHLPGTRQPVELVDYAVDPVHDRLVVIGTGHEVYYYDYDGQLLFQSILPQDASWKTFGHMAYYNNHLWTTIDLVNSENKQAPSIEQWLYKFDLYFNEVGKRKLDVADLGRMDINYKTGTEIAVKNGHVYVQAPSLQPAHILNDTLYLINSNQLTITEDYAKILPLQIGTRFLISTHYDPTLPERSYTFCYDQRRTKAYHVQGGLDDNFYKTGKILELQSIDLQSNTYCYYKSGKELAYSFPDLTNKDNPVLFIVKMKA; from the coding sequence ATGAGAAAAACCTTTAATCTTTTATTCATATGTCTGATAGCCTTATACGGATGGATCGGATATCAAGTGATCCATACTACCGATTTGCCTCAATGTCAACCGGAAGGAAGTCTGTCCGATGTCGCCGAGGAGGTGATCGCCATCCCTTTGAAAACAAACGGACATTGTTCTTTGAACAAGATTAAAATGATCAAGCGCGACCGGGAAGACATCTTCCTTGTCAGCGATCGTCAACTTTATCATTTCAACAGTTCCGGTCAATTTCTCGGACAAATAACGGCACATCTGCCAGGAACGAGACAGCCAGTCGAACTGGTTGACTATGCGGTCGATCCTGTCCACGACCGGCTGGTCGTGATCGGCACCGGACATGAGGTATACTATTATGATTACGACGGGCAACTCCTTTTTCAGAGTATCCTCCCTCAAGATGCTTCATGGAAAACTTTCGGGCATATGGCTTATTATAACAACCATCTGTGGACAACAATAGACTTGGTTAATTCAGAAAACAAGCAAGCTCCGTCAATCGAACAATGGCTCTATAAATTTGATCTCTACTTTAATGAAGTCGGGAAGCGCAAACTGGATGTTGCCGATTTGGGAAGAATGGATATCAATTACAAGACAGGTACCGAAATAGCCGTCAAGAACGGGCACGTTTATGTACAAGCGCCATCCTTACAGCCAGCCCATATCTTAAACGACACGCTCTATCTCATCAATAGCAACCAGTTGACCATCACTGAGGACTACGCAAAAATTCTCCCTTTACAGATCGGGACACGTTTTTTAATCTCAACACACTACGATCCTACTCTACCGGAACGTAGCTATACATTTTGTTACGACCAACGAAGAACAAAAGCCTATCACGTGCAAGGAGGATTGGATGACAACTTTTACAAGACAGGCAAGATTCTCGAACTTCAATCCATAGACCTTCAAAGCAACACCTACTGTTATTATAAAAGCGGCAAAGAACTTGCCTACTCTTTTCCTGACCTGACAAACAAAGACAACCCAGTCTTATTTATAGTAAAAATGAAAGCCTGA
- a CDS encoding peptidylprolyl isomerase: MKKSYCILLGLLACLSPVFGQGDADTVISASEQVPAKIVTINTSVGTLKAKLYDDVPNHVRTFIERAKRGEYNGTLFTRVLPEFMIQGGAPDSRNAPAGARCGFGDRNSEIMPEIRPHHFNKRGALAAPRQNDDINPQKKSDMSQFYIVQGKVYTSGELDTLEMIANQDIKEKAMQKFFYPVRAELRMQKASNKREYQKRLRKINAQVDSMVRATPGHLLFTKEQRKAYTTEGGCHHLDGNYTVYGELIEGFDVLDIIAGQPRDEYDRPKKDIRIIQLTIDN; encoded by the coding sequence ATGAAAAAGAGCTATTGTATCTTATTAGGCTTGTTGGCCTGCCTCTCTCCTGTCTTCGGACAGGGCGATGCGGACACCGTAATATCTGCATCTGAACAGGTTCCTGCGAAAATAGTCACCATCAACACGAGCGTCGGAACCCTAAAAGCAAAACTATATGACGATGTCCCTAACCACGTCCGCACCTTTATTGAACGTGCCAAACGGGGCGAATACAACGGAACGCTGTTCACACGCGTACTCCCTGAATTTATGATACAGGGCGGTGCTCCTGATTCGCGCAATGCTCCCGCCGGTGCCCGCTGTGGTTTCGGAGACCGAAATTCGGAGATCATGCCGGAGATACGGCCTCACCATTTCAACAAACGGGGCGCGTTGGCTGCTCCTCGCCAGAACGACGACATCAACCCGCAAAAGAAATCGGATATGTCGCAATTCTATATCGTACAAGGAAAAGTCTATACCAGCGGTGAACTGGACACGCTGGAAATGATTGCCAACCAGGATATCAAGGAGAAGGCTATGCAGAAATTCTTCTATCCCGTCCGCGCCGAACTACGTATGCAGAAAGCCAGCAATAAACGCGAATACCAAAAACGTCTGCGTAAAATCAACGCCCAAGTAGACTCAATGGTACGTGCTACACCCGGACATCTGCTGTTCACCAAAGAACAACGGAAAGCCTACACCACAGAAGGCGGTTGTCACCATCTGGACGGCAACTATACCGTATATGGCGAACTCATTGAAGGATTCGATGTGCTCGATATCATCGCCGGACAACCTCGCGACGAATATGACCGCCCTAAAAAGGATATCCGCATTATTCAATTGACAATTGACAATTGA
- a CDS encoding MarR family winged helix-turn-helix transcriptional regulator — protein MANNETAHELILQILKTRMTFRQTIQRVLRTNNVDMTFEMLQVMHRLWKKPGVSQQYLAEQTAKDKACLTNLINNLEKKGWVERRGNPTDRRNKQIYLTEEGERLALRVKPLLHGIYGLIGNEMPSRQIVSCRNNLQKINSILDKL, from the coding sequence ATGGCAAATAACGAAACGGCACACGAACTAATACTCCAAATTCTGAAAACGCGAATGACCTTTCGCCAGACCATACAAAGAGTATTGAGAACCAATAATGTCGACATGACATTCGAGATGCTCCAGGTGATGCATCGTTTATGGAAGAAACCCGGAGTCAGCCAGCAATATCTGGCAGAACAGACAGCTAAAGACAAAGCTTGCTTGACCAATCTTATCAATAATCTGGAAAAGAAAGGCTGGGTAGAACGTCGAGGAAACCCGACGGACCGGCGTAACAAACAAATTTACCTGACAGAAGAGGGCGAACGGCTCGCTCTCCGGGTAAAACCTCTGTTGCATGGAATATACGGTCTGATAGGAAATGAAATGCCTTCCCGGCAAATTGTCTCATGTAGAAATAATTTACAAAAAATAAATAGCATACTGGACAAATTGTAA
- a CDS encoding putative transporter → MNWINDLLWGEGIGHSILLLSFVIAAGIQLGKIKVFGVSLGITLVLFVGIILGHFGFTINHNVIHFFKEFGLILFVYSVGMQVGPGFFSSFKQGGITLNMLACGIVFLGVLTAVILHYATGIPMPTMVGILSGAVTNTPGLGAAQQAFSDMHGVSDNTIALGYAVAYPLGVIGIILSIILIKYIFRVSFDKENEQLNSEDSSHTNEAKPISLIVKNPAIFNKTVAELSNLLEHRDFVISRVWRDSNKQIEIASANTVLQENDKVFVITTETDAETIKTFIGEEIDMERKQWIRMESQFINRRILITKPELNGKRLGQLKLRKLYGINITRINRAGVDLVAKPGLTLQVGDRVNVVGTETAVSNVEKVLGNSMKRLNEPNLITIFVGIALGIVLGSIPISFPGIPQPVKLGLAGGPLVVAILISRFGYHYKLITYTTQSANLMLREIGITLFLACVGISAGDGFVDTIVNNGGFAWIGYGFIITFVPLMIIGCIGRYFCKVNYFTLMGLIAGSTTDPPALAYSNATAGNDAPSVGYATVYPLTMFLRVLTAQLLILFFA, encoded by the coding sequence ATGAATTGGATTAATGATTTGTTATGGGGCGAGGGCATTGGCCACTCCATACTTCTGCTTTCCTTTGTGATCGCTGCAGGCATACAATTAGGCAAGATCAAAGTCTTCGGCGTATCTTTGGGAATTACTCTTGTGTTGTTTGTGGGGATCATTTTAGGACATTTCGGTTTTACGATCAACCACAACGTGATTCACTTTTTTAAAGAGTTCGGATTGATACTTTTTGTCTATTCTGTAGGTATGCAGGTCGGACCGGGTTTCTTTTCTTCTTTCAAACAAGGAGGGATTACGCTGAATATGCTGGCGTGCGGTATTGTGTTCTTAGGTGTCTTGACGGCTGTCATTCTGCATTATGCGACCGGTATTCCGATGCCGACAATGGTCGGAATCTTGTCGGGTGCGGTAACGAATACACCGGGATTGGGGGCTGCCCAGCAAGCATTTTCCGATATGCACGGAGTGTCTGACAATACGATTGCTTTGGGATATGCTGTCGCTTACCCTTTAGGGGTGATCGGTATTATCTTGTCTATTATCTTGATTAAGTATATTTTCCGTGTAAGTTTCGATAAGGAGAACGAGCAGTTGAACAGCGAAGATTCTTCTCATACCAATGAGGCCAAGCCGATCTCGTTGATCGTGAAGAATCCCGCTATCTTCAATAAGACGGTTGCCGAATTATCGAACCTGCTGGAACATCGTGATTTTGTTATTTCCCGTGTCTGGCGTGATAGCAACAAGCAGATCGAAATCGCTTCGGCCAATACCGTATTGCAGGAAAACGACAAGGTTTTTGTTATCACGACTGAGACGGATGCCGAGACGATCAAGACCTTTATCGGAGAAGAGATCGATATGGAACGTAAACAGTGGATCCGTATGGAAAGCCAATTTATCAACCGCCGTATCCTGATCACGAAACCGGAGTTGAACGGTAAGCGTCTGGGACAATTGAAATTGCGGAAATTGTATGGTATCAATATCACTCGTATCAATCGTGCTGGTGTCGATCTTGTTGCCAAACCTGGGTTGACTTTGCAGGTAGGCGACCGTGTGAACGTAGTCGGTACCGAAACAGCGGTCTCCAATGTGGAAAAGGTTTTGGGTAATTCGATGAAGCGTCTGAATGAACCGAACCTGATTACTATCTTCGTCGGTATTGCGTTGGGTATCGTGCTGGGTAGTATTCCAATTTCCTTCCCAGGTATTCCGCAGCCGGTCAAGTTAGGTCTGGCGGGCGGTCCGCTGGTTGTGGCTATTCTGATCAGCCGTTTCGGTTACCATTATAAATTGATTACTTACACGACACAGAGTGCAAACTTGATGTTACGTGAGATCGGTATTACACTTTTCCTTGCTTGCGTAGGTATTAGTGCTGGTGACGGTTTTGTCGATACGATTGTGAATAATGGCGGTTTTGCTTGGATAGGCTACGGTTTCATCATTACGTTTGTGCCGCTGATGATCATTGGTTGTATCGGCCGTTATTTCTGCAAGGTCAATTACTTTACGCTTATGGGGCTCATTGCCGGTAGTACGACTGATCCGCCTGCATTGGCCTATTCGAATGCGACAGCCGGAAACGACGCTCCGTCGGTTGGGTATGCGACTGTCTATCCGTTGACTATGTTTCTCCGGGTATTGACGGCACAGTTGT
- the yaaA gene encoding peroxide stress protein YaaA — MHIILSPAKTMAGTSKIKAPAGTTPRFNQEAIEIALHMAQYPAEELGRMLKLSPKLMMESYHRFQNFHSAEEEPLQALLAYTGVVFKNINPKDFTEADFRFAQDHLRLVSICYGLLRPLDLIKPYRMEYDVKLPELGEGNMYIYWRARQTEPLIEEVKADDNLLINLGSMDLQPSFDWKKVEQSVRVITPDFKVWKNGKAETIVIYAKMARGQMTRYIVKNRITNPDALKDFTWEGFRYREDISSENNWIFLQD, encoded by the coding sequence ATGCATATCATCTTATCTCCTGCCAAGACAATGGCTGGAACATCCAAAATAAAAGCGCCTGCAGGTACAACGCCCCGATTCAACCAGGAAGCAATCGAGATCGCATTGCACATGGCTCAATATCCCGCCGAAGAATTAGGCAGGATGTTAAAGCTCAGTCCCAAGCTGATGATGGAAAGTTACCATCGTTTTCAGAATTTCCATTCTGCGGAAGAAGAACCGCTACAAGCTTTATTGGCTTATACGGGTGTCGTATTCAAGAATATCAATCCCAAAGATTTTACAGAGGCGGACTTCCGCTTTGCCCAGGATCATTTGCGGCTCGTTTCCATTTGTTATGGTCTCCTTCGCCCGCTGGACCTGATCAAACCTTACCGGATGGAATATGATGTGAAACTGCCCGAATTAGGAGAAGGGAATATGTATATTTACTGGCGTGCCCGTCAAACAGAACCGCTTATTGAAGAAGTGAAAGCCGACGATAACCTACTGATCAACCTGGGGAGCATGGACCTACAACCATCATTCGACTGGAAAAAGGTAGAACAATCTGTCCGTGTAATAACACCGGATTTTAAAGTCTGGAAAAACGGGAAAGCCGAAACAATCGTAATCTACGCCAAGATGGCACGTGGACAAATGACCCGTTACATCGTTAAAAACCGGATTACCAATCCGGATGCATTAAAAGATTTTACTTGGGAAGGATTCCGGTACAGAGAAGATATCTCCTCCGAAAACAACTGGATTTTCTTGCAGGATTAA